A region of Catenibacterium mitsuokai DNA encodes the following proteins:
- the dapB gene encoding 4-hydroxy-tetrahydrodipicolinate reductase, whose protein sequence is MKVLVYGYGLMGKKVAHAVMNDADLELAGVVSPVFDVQPEVPAYKSLDEVQDDIDAIIDFSHPANLDSILSYALKNKCKVVFATTGFSAEDLKKIEEASHEIALFQSYNTSYGVAMMNKMVSEFAKEFFEHHFDIEIMEKHHNQKIDSPSGTAVMLYDGINNALDDSLEPTYDRHSIHRKRERNEVGISSIRGGTIFGEHTVMFAGQDEIVEVKHTALSKEVFANGAVAALKALMNKDKGLFDLKTLY, encoded by the coding sequence ATGAAAGTATTAGTATATGGTTATGGTTTAATGGGTAAGAAAGTAGCCCATGCAGTGATGAATGATGCAGATTTAGAATTAGCGGGTGTTGTATCTCCTGTGTTTGATGTACAGCCAGAAGTACCTGCATATAAGTCATTAGATGAAGTACAGGATGATATTGATGCCATTATTGATTTCTCACATCCTGCCAATCTAGATAGTATTCTATCTTATGCATTAAAGAATAAGTGTAAAGTTGTATTCGCTACTACTGGCTTTAGTGCAGAAGACTTAAAGAAGATTGAAGAAGCATCTCATGAGATTGCCCTCTTCCAGTCTTATAACACTTCTTATGGTGTGGCTATGATGAATAAGATGGTGAGTGAATTTGCGAAAGAATTCTTTGAACACCATTTTGATATTGAAATCATGGAAAAACATCATAATCAGAAGATTGATTCACCATCAGGTACTGCAGTAATGTTATATGATGGCATTAATAATGCTTTAGATGATTCATTAGAACCTACTTATGATCGTCATTCTATTCATCGTAAGAGAGAAAGAAATGAAGTAGGTATTTCATCTATAAGAGGTGGGACAATCTTTGGTGAACATACAGTCATGTTTGCAGGACAGGATGAAATCGTAGAAGTAAAGCATACAGCTCTTTCTAAAGAAGTATTTGCGAATGGTGCTGTTGCTGCATTAAAGGCATTAATGAATAAAGACAAAGGTTTATTTGATTTAAAAACATTATATTAA
- a CDS encoding BglG family transcription antiterminator, with protein sequence MVIELEEKFKLRKAEIFATIKKYVTEANMNISDTVMDNLSIHLALSITRELSGSYIEMSSSQIEQLKQANTYQISQLIIYDLSKKYDVKISEDDICYCAMYLSNMTLLDLDFFSECDIIDQETESITLEAVQEINNRLGLNLKKNDDFYQGLSMHFYPAIQRLKNDEQLHDNVLTDKIKTENETEYQCAMILNDVVKEHYHKSFNEDELAYIALHFGTALR encoded by the coding sequence ATGGTCATAGAATTAGAAGAAAAATTTAAATTACGCAAAGCAGAAATCTTTGCGACAATCAAGAAGTATGTGACTGAAGCAAACATGAATATCTCAGATACAGTAATGGACAACTTATCTATTCATCTTGCTTTATCAATTACAAGAGAATTATCTGGATCTTATATCGAAATGAGTTCATCTCAGATTGAACAATTAAAACAAGCCAACACTTATCAGATTTCACAGTTAATCATCTATGATTTATCTAAGAAATATGATGTAAAAATTTCTGAAGACGATATTTGTTATTGTGCGATGTATTTATCAAACATGACATTATTAGATTTAGACTTCTTTAGTGAATGCGATATTATTGATCAGGAAACTGAAAGCATTACTTTAGAAGCCGTACAGGAAATCAATAACCGTTTAGGATTAAATCTAAAGAAGAATGATGATTTCTATCAGGGATTATCAATGCATTTCTATCCTGCAATTCAGCGTTTAAAGAATGATGAACAGCTCCATGATAATGTATTAACTGACAAAATCAAAACTGAAAATGAAACAGAATATCAATGTGCAATGATTTTAAATGATGTTGTAAAAGAACATTATCATAAATCATTTAATGAAGATGAATTGGCTTATATAGCATTACATTTCGGTACAGCATTAAGATAA
- a CDS encoding AzlC family ABC transporter permease codes for MNKKTIIYSIKSALPVITGYIVLSIGFGLLLQDKGYGWGWAVLMSTGIYAGSMQFVTINLLSTGASIITTAIMTLMVNIRHLFYGITMLKEYSEAGWRKPYLIFSLTDETYSLICSPDLPDDINRKDYFFIVSLVNQLSWIAGSIIGSVLGNIIPFDTTGIDFAMTALFVIILVEQLEKSKQHLPAFTGFIISIFCLLLFGPNQFLIPSMILITIALFIEKKSLERSDL; via the coding sequence ATGAATAAGAAAACAATTATTTATTCAATTAAATCTGCACTCCCTGTTATAACTGGTTATATTGTCTTAAGTATTGGTTTTGGCTTATTACTGCAAGATAAAGGTTATGGGTGGGGCTGGGCAGTTTTAATGAGTACAGGTATATATGCTGGTTCTATGCAGTTTGTGACAATTAATCTACTATCAACAGGTGCTTCTATCATTACAACTGCTATTATGACTCTTATGGTCAATATCAGACATCTCTTTTATGGGATTACTATGTTAAAAGAATATAGTGAAGCAGGGTGGAGAAAGCCTTATTTGATCTTCTCATTAACAGATGAAACCTACTCCTTAATCTGCTCTCCTGATCTTCCTGATGATATTAATCGTAAAGACTATTTCTTTATCGTTTCTCTTGTCAATCAGTTATCCTGGATAGCAGGGAGTATTATAGGTTCAGTACTCGGGAATATTATTCCTTTTGATACAACAGGGATAGATTTTGCGATGACTGCATTATTTGTCATCATCCTAGTAGAACAACTAGAGAAATCAAAACAGCATCTTCCAGCCTTCACAGGATTTATTATTTCTATATTCTGTTTATTACTCTTTGGGCCTAATCAGTTCCTGATTCCTTCTATGATTCTTATTACAATCGCATTATTCATAGAAAAAAAGAGCTTAGAAAGGAGTGATCTCTAA
- a CDS encoding ACT domain-containing protein, translated as MNSVITRLEIEEDIIQVKLMNVEKNPLFVADVFETISREGVNIDMISSVMLEDEMRIDFTCDAKAQSALNKAIEEVRKNHPRIGVFASKNVGKLVVEGHMENEVGFASKLFKVLGDNQIPFAQVTTSEVSISYVIEKKYLKKALEKIQEELA; from the coding sequence ATGAACAGTGTGATTACAAGATTAGAGATTGAAGAAGACATTATTCAAGTGAAGTTAATGAATGTTGAAAAGAATCCTCTCTTTGTGGCTGATGTGTTTGAAACAATTAGTCGTGAAGGTGTGAACATCGATATGATCTCATCAGTCATGCTAGAAGATGAAATGCGTATTGATTTCACATGTGATGCAAAAGCACAAAGTGCTTTAAACAAGGCTATTGAAGAAGTTAGGAAGAATCACCCACGTATTGGTGTATTTGCATCTAAGAATGTAGGTAAGCTTGTTGTAGAAGGTCATATGGAAAATGAAGTCGGTTTTGCAAGTAAGTTATTCAAAGTTCTAGGTGATAACCAAATCCCATTTGCTCAAGTGACAACAAGTGAAGTATCTATTTCATATGTTATAGAAAAGAAATATTTAAAGAAAGCATTAGAAAAAATTCAGGAGGAATTAGCATAA
- a CDS encoding DUF4299 family protein codes for MSIDVCIKQKGLFKKTIPLDVIVGDELAFGINDGMRMVGDDQEGNMIFYNPNSIGRGFHISWDEEEKNELNLRLLNPTTTDEMRSFFNCLRRITSYWKCSVTIDGIEEDIDEYLSQEDDLIAFNHRVIKEVSEKIANGETDSLTLMSTMWPLVIGKDEAEQFILNPHLFSSWMHELQSHDYYYAKPQFFKTDQGIKGIYALTEDCPTLLPNKPWVPVGYQNPETGEKLECDYYEIALYSTTEERSLGTIPFERIFTLGPDYINYYDGNTVLVNNLPLEVMKRLEHSLD; via the coding sequence ATGTCTATTGATGTATGTATTAAACAGAAGGGATTATTTAAAAAGACTATTCCATTAGATGTCATAGTCGGTGATGAATTGGCTTTTGGAATCAATGATGGTATGAGAATGGTGGGGGATGACCAGGAAGGTAATATGATCTTCTATAATCCAAATTCTATCGGAAGAGGTTTTCATATTTCATGGGATGAAGAAGAAAAGAATGAATTAAACCTACGCTTACTCAATCCTACTACTACAGATGAAATGCGTTCTTTCTTTAACTGCTTAAGAAGAATTACTAGTTACTGGAAATGCAGTGTTACTATTGATGGTATAGAAGAAGATATAGATGAGTACTTATCACAGGAAGATGATCTTATTGCCTTCAATCATCGCGTTATTAAAGAAGTATCAGAAAAGATTGCGAATGGTGAAACAGATTCTCTTACTTTAATGAGTACTATGTGGCCATTAGTGATTGGTAAGGATGAAGCAGAACAGTTTATTCTTAATCCACATCTATTCTCTTCATGGATGCATGAACTTCAAAGTCATGACTATTATTATGCAAAACCACAATTCTTTAAGACAGATCAGGGTATTAAAGGCATCTATGCATTAACTGAAGACTGCCCTACTTTACTCCCTAATAAACCATGGGTACCTGTAGGGTATCAGAATCCAGAAACAGGTGAAAAGCTAGAATGTGATTATTATGAAATAGCTCTTTATTCTACAACAGAAGAAAGATCATTGGGTACGATTCCTTTTGAACGTATATTTACACTAGGTCCAGATTACATCAACTATTATGATGGTAATACTGTACTCGTGAATAATCTCCCCTTAGAGGTCATGAAAAGACTAGAACACAGTCTGGATTAG
- the gloA2 gene encoding SMU1112c/YaeR family gloxylase I-like metalloprotein: MRLDTVHHIAIITKDYDQTIDFYVNKLGFKIIRENKREDKQDIKLDLQLGDMELEVFVKPDAPLHPFPETAGLRHLAFKVEDVEETVKELNALGIETEPIRFDTFTGKKMTFFKDPDQLPLEIHE, from the coding sequence ATGAGATTAGACACAGTACATCATATTGCAATCATTACAAAAGATTATGATCAAACAATTGACTTTTATGTCAATAAATTAGGTTTTAAGATTATTAGAGAAAATAAGAGAGAGGATAAACAGGATATCAAGTTAGATCTTCAACTTGGAGATATGGAGTTAGAAGTATTTGTTAAACCTGATGCCCCACTTCATCCTTTCCCTGAAACTGCAGGACTGAGACATCTGGCTTTCAAGGTAGAAGATGTAGAGGAAACAGTCAAAGAATTAAATGCATTAGGTATTGAAACAGAACCAATTCGTTTTGACACATTTACAGGCAAGAAAATGACATTTTTTAAAGATCCTGATCAATTGCCTTTAGAAATCCATGAATAA
- a CDS encoding metallophosphoesterase, protein MVKILNIALYIIFILIPALYFIWLLKHEHLIFKTFVVVMAILSTIGILLKFNFKPYNHIFTMFILVCQFLTMYIYILFICVYLYRFSFKFVKRRPYRFGNIVATMIAITLTISGFHSHYNKKEVIYHVTVPKTSSVSQLKICLVSDLHLSSGTYMRQVRKLVKTVNDKHYDLVCFAGDVFDENTPDALMNRSLQEFKNMKSTYGTYWISGNHEYYGKHTDFTVFEKYNIHFLKNTYETVDNTFNIVGFTDKTSRDHYDINQVIQGMNTSLPTITLDHNPERFDQHTYFTDLQLSGHTHNGQIFPGNIILHYYYQNSYGLSHYKNHYLLVSGGYGSWGFPFRLGTQCEYDTIYLTMRK, encoded by the coding sequence ATGGTTAAAATCCTAAACATCGCATTATATATCATATTCATTCTTATACCAGCATTGTATTTTATATGGCTATTAAAACATGAACACCTGATTTTCAAGACATTTGTGGTTGTCATGGCTATTCTTTCTACAATCGGTATATTACTTAAATTTAACTTTAAACCATATAATCATATCTTTACCATGTTCATACTAGTGTGTCAATTTCTCACTATGTATATTTATATTCTTTTTATATGTGTTTATCTGTATCGTTTCTCTTTTAAATTTGTGAAACGAAGACCATATCGTTTTGGGAATATCGTAGCGACTATGATTGCGATTACTCTTACAATTTCTGGTTTCCATTCTCATTATAATAAGAAAGAAGTCATCTATCATGTCACTGTTCCTAAGACATCTTCAGTATCACAACTAAAAATATGTTTAGTCAGTGATCTCCATTTGAGTTCTGGTACTTATATGAGACAGGTAAGAAAACTTGTAAAAACAGTGAATGATAAACATTATGATCTTGTATGTTTTGCAGGAGATGTATTTGATGAAAATACACCCGATGCATTAATGAATCGTTCTTTACAAGAATTCAAGAATATGAAGAGTACTTATGGAACATACTGGATATCTGGTAATCATGAATATTATGGTAAACATACAGACTTTACTGTCTTTGAAAAATATAACATACACTTTCTAAAGAACACCTATGAAACTGTAGATAATACTTTTAATATTGTCGGCTTTACAGATAAGACATCTCGAGATCACTATGATATCAATCAAGTCATTCAAGGTATGAATACTTCTTTACCTACTATTACACTAGACCATAATCCTGAAAGATTTGATCAGCATACATATTTCACTGATCTTCAATTATCTGGTCATACACATAATGGACAGATTTTCCCAGGTAATATTATTCTTCATTATTACTATCAGAATTCATATGGTTTATCCCATTATAAGAACCACTATCTTCTTGTGTCTGGCGGATATGGCTCATGGGGATTTCCATTTAGACTTGGTACACAATGCGAATATGATACTATTTATCTCACTATGAGAAAATAG
- a CDS encoding BRCT domain-containing protein: MNNYPFAFDEIFDIDLTGKFVVTGLFTSMRRSDVVHYIYTHGGSVLSAPTRATDYLIVGGEKSKTWKYGQYGTKIRKGLDLREKDEKILIISEEDFMRCIGG, from the coding sequence ATGAATAATTACCCTTTTGCTTTTGATGAAATATTTGATATAGATTTGACAGGTAAGTTTGTGGTCACTGGTTTGTTTACTTCGATGAGAAGAAGTGATGTTGTACATTATATATATACACATGGTGGTTCTGTATTAAGTGCCCCTACACGTGCTACCGATTATTTAATTGTCGGGGGAGAAAAAAGCAAAACATGGAAGTATGGTCAGTATGGTACTAAGATTAGAAAAGGTTTAGACTTAAGAGAGAAGGATGAAAAGATTTTGATTATCTCAGAAGAAGACTTCATGAGATGCATAGGAGGATAA
- the dapA gene encoding 4-hydroxy-tetrahydrodipicolinate synthase — translation MEPIFEGTGVALVLPMFEDGSIDYEGYKRQVQRMIDGGVKALLVNGTTGEPATIDIEDEFELTKITVEMAKGTGVKVIVGAGSNYTAQAIRKAKFNAEAGADANLVVTPYYNKTSQRGLIEHYKAVAAASDLPLIMYNVPGRTGMKISVDTVVELAKVPNIVAMKDATDDIAYAMEVLTRTKDMDFDLYSGCDDNILPFIAAGGKGVISVLSNLYPRETEMFAQAALKGDLELARKMAYDLNDVSKYLFIDVNPIMPKAALKHMGVIESDMLRQPLIPTTEENKKLLFDAMKEFESKGY, via the coding sequence ATGGAACCAATTTTTGAAGGTACAGGTGTTGCATTGGTATTACCAATGTTTGAAGATGGAAGTATTGATTATGAAGGTTATAAGAGACAGGTACAGAGAATGATTGATGGTGGTGTAAAAGCATTACTTGTCAACGGAACTACTGGTGAACCTGCAACTATTGATATTGAAGATGAATTTGAACTCACTAAGATTACAGTAGAAATGGCTAAGGGTACAGGTGTAAAGGTTATTGTAGGTGCAGGTTCTAACTATACTGCACAGGCTATTAGAAAGGCTAAGTTCAATGCTGAAGCAGGTGCTGATGCAAACTTAGTTGTAACACCTTACTACAATAAGACTTCTCAGAGAGGTTTAATTGAACATTATAAGGCTGTTGCTGCGGCAAGTGATTTACCACTTATTATGTATAATGTACCAGGTAGAACTGGTATGAAGATCAGTGTAGATACAGTAGTAGAACTTGCAAAGGTTCCTAATATTGTTGCTATGAAAGATGCAACAGATGATATTGCATATGCAATGGAAGTATTAACACGTACTAAGGATATGGACTTTGATTTATATTCTGGATGTGATGATAATATTCTTCCATTTATCGCAGCAGGAGGTAAAGGTGTTATTTCAGTATTATCTAACCTTTATCCAAGAGAAACAGAAATGTTTGCCCAGGCTGCATTAAAGGGTGATTTAGAACTTGCTAGAAAGATGGCTTATGATTTAAATGATGTTTCTAAATATTTATTCATTGATGTTAACCCAATCATGCCTAAGGCTGCTTTAAAACATATGGGTGTTATTGAAAGTGATATGCTTCGTCAGCCTCTTATTCCAACTACAGAAGAAAATAAGAAGTTATTATTTGATGCAATGAAAGAATTTGAAAGCAAGGGTTATTAA
- a CDS encoding branched-chain amino acid transporter permease, translating into MHAILIILTAAIVTLLIRALPFIVFSKHTPDSILYLGKVLPYAIIPMLVVYCLKSVSVLKAPYGIPELIALIVVVCIHKWKHSTLLSILLGTMTYMFLIQTVF; encoded by the coding sequence ATGCATGCCATACTTATTATTCTTACTGCTGCAATAGTCACACTTCTTATCCGTGCTCTTCCGTTTATTGTTTTTAGTAAACATACACCGGATAGTATTCTCTATTTAGGTAAAGTACTACCTTATGCGATCATACCAATGTTAGTGGTGTATTGTTTGAAAAGTGTATCCGTTCTAAAAGCCCCTTATGGTATTCCAGAACTCATAGCACTTATAGTGGTAGTATGTATCCATAAATGGAAACATAGTACATTACTTTCTATTCTTCTAGGTACAATGACTTATATGTTTCTAATCCAGACTGTGTTCTAG